A DNA window from Streptomyces canus contains the following coding sequences:
- a CDS encoding flavin reductase family protein, whose product MAVMDAFIDRLDPDMCVVTAATDVDRAGCLVGFASQCSIEPVRYVVWLSKANRTYRVARTASRLAVHLLTREQRGLAQLFGGETGDRTDKFARVRWREEAGGAVVLEDAAAWFVGTVVLRADGGDHVGFVLEPQVWGEREDTEGAKPLRLSDTTSISPGHPAD is encoded by the coding sequence ATGGCGGTCATGGACGCCTTCATCGACCGGCTCGACCCCGACATGTGCGTCGTGACCGCCGCGACGGACGTCGACCGCGCGGGCTGTCTGGTCGGATTCGCCTCCCAGTGCTCGATCGAGCCCGTGCGGTACGTGGTGTGGCTGTCGAAGGCCAACCGCACCTATCGGGTGGCCCGCACCGCGAGCCGCCTCGCCGTCCATCTCCTCACCCGCGAACAGCGTGGCCTCGCCCAGCTGTTCGGCGGGGAGACCGGGGACCGGACGGACAAGTTCGCCCGGGTCCGCTGGCGGGAGGAGGCCGGCGGGGCCGTCGTACTGGAAGACGCGGCGGCCTGGTTCGTCGGCACGGTCGTGCTGCGCGCCGACGGTGGTGACCATGTCGGGTTCGTCCTGGAGCCACAGGTATGGGGCGAGCGCGAGGACACCGAGGGAGCGAAGCCGCTGCGGCTCTCCGACACGACCTCCATCTCGCCCGGCCACCCGGCGGACTGA
- a CDS encoding TetR family transcriptional regulator translates to MRDALVAAAFQLFLERGYEQTTVDDIVTLAGVGRRSFFRYFPSKEDVVFPDHERCLADMTAFLAASDPGCDPLERVCEAVRLVLRMYTENPTFSVQRYRLTKQVPGLRAYELSVVWRYERAFAEYLRGRLKGLHDGTLRADVIAAAVAAAHNNALRSWLRSDGHGDAEQAVEHALGYVQAAFGAPGAPPADEPPEDVVVIVSRRGAPLWRVVQEIESTLERD, encoded by the coding sequence ATGCGGGACGCGCTGGTCGCTGCCGCCTTCCAGTTGTTCCTGGAACGGGGTTACGAGCAGACCACCGTCGACGACATCGTCACGCTCGCCGGAGTCGGCCGCCGCTCCTTCTTCCGGTACTTCCCGTCCAAGGAGGACGTGGTCTTCCCCGACCACGAGCGCTGCCTGGCCGACATGACGGCCTTCCTGGCCGCGAGCGACCCCGGGTGCGACCCGCTCGAGCGGGTCTGCGAGGCGGTGCGGCTGGTCCTGCGCATGTACACCGAGAACCCGACCTTCTCCGTACAGCGGTACCGCCTCACCAAGCAGGTGCCCGGCCTGCGCGCTTACGAGCTGTCCGTGGTGTGGCGCTACGAGCGCGCCTTCGCGGAGTATCTGCGCGGGCGCCTGAAGGGTCTGCACGACGGGACGCTCCGGGCCGACGTGATCGCCGCCGCCGTGGCCGCGGCGCACAACAACGCCCTGCGCTCCTGGCTGCGCTCGGACGGGCACGGCGACGCCGAGCAGGCGGTGGAACACGCGCTCGGCTACGTGCAGGCCGCGTTCGGGGCGCCCGGCGCGCCGCCCGCCGACGAGCCGCCCGAGGACGTGGTGGTGATCGTCTCCCGTCGCGGCGCCCCTCTGTGGCGCGTGGTCCAGGAGATCGAGTCCACGCTCGAGCGGGACTGA
- a CDS encoding SpoIIE family protein phosphatase: MDRLRDQVATSAVLERTKGALMALTGCTPDAAGEELLQRAKAGNRTLLAECWITLGALMPPLPGPAQDPRPGHGFPGIPLAAVPGPAGPRAVRSGTAVTTGRDTCDLDDGFSALGRLGKALVHVATPQDLAGCLLEELAADVDADALLLFRSLPTGGLEMIGHAGIETTLAAQWARVPPLSGIAALDALRAREPRWLEDFARDQEQHLLIGDPPERWLSRAWLPVPTGDGAEVCIGILRARGGPFSPQARQLLRAVARLCAGWLRAFGARSEHSAAASAAAAQPVFDSLPGSAMLLTPLRGPSGEVEDYRIDAATAEAVDVVGRTGRQLLGRRILECFPSMAEEAVWHGCLRTLTTGEPFEGKPFAYQEVVDGAAALSTYAVHSARLGGALIVTWVRHDSSDRQEQRLADVQRLGNLGWANWNLVTDEGSWSSQAFLVLNRDPALGPVRLADLPELALPEDAPVLARAVRDLVRTGRQFDVPFRVRTGDEVRHLRMVAEVVADADNKPAEVHGFVQDLTAQRSAELALVESEQAIVTQDGVLRAERTLAARLQHALLPLPTRPVRLAGLRVEVAYLPAQSGIHVGGDWFSAIELPDGDALFVVGDVAGHGIDAVATMAQLRFTAKGMVITGSSLTGALTRLNTLLLHSRDSHGTATMVLARYEPAEHCLVWAQAGHPPPLLVRDGEVRRLQRPLGMLLGACSDPNFEEARCVLEPGDRVLLYTDGLVERPSEGIDRGLDRLAAAVAAHHTDEPGSLVPLLTSVLEGERRDDVCVVDIRVPSGPE, translated from the coding sequence ATGGACCGGCTGCGGGACCAGGTCGCCACCTCGGCGGTGCTGGAGCGGACCAAGGGCGCTCTCATGGCGCTGACCGGGTGCACTCCGGACGCGGCCGGCGAAGAGCTGCTCCAGCGCGCCAAGGCCGGCAACCGCACCCTGCTGGCGGAGTGCTGGATCACCCTCGGCGCCCTGATGCCCCCGCTGCCGGGCCCCGCTCAGGATCCCCGCCCCGGCCACGGGTTTCCCGGCATACCCCTGGCCGCGGTTCCCGGGCCGGCCGGTCCGCGGGCCGTTCGGTCGGGCACCGCCGTCACCACCGGGCGGGACACCTGCGACCTGGACGACGGCTTCTCCGCGCTCGGCCGCCTCGGCAAGGCCCTCGTCCATGTCGCCACCCCTCAGGATCTGGCCGGCTGCCTCCTGGAGGAACTCGCTGCGGACGTCGACGCCGACGCTCTCCTCCTCTTCCGGTCGCTGCCGACCGGAGGGCTGGAAATGATCGGCCATGCCGGCATCGAAACCACCCTGGCCGCCCAGTGGGCCCGGGTTCCCCCGCTGAGCGGCATCGCCGCGCTCGACGCGCTCCGGGCACGGGAGCCCCGCTGGCTGGAGGACTTCGCGAGGGACCAGGAGCAGCACCTGCTCATAGGGGACCCGCCCGAGCGCTGGCTGTCCCGCGCCTGGCTGCCGGTGCCCACCGGCGACGGCGCCGAGGTCTGCATCGGGATCCTGCGCGCGCGAGGCGGGCCGTTCTCACCGCAGGCCCGGCAGCTGTTGCGAGCGGTCGCCCGGCTCTGTGCCGGATGGCTGCGAGCCTTCGGCGCCCGCTCGGAGCACAGTGCCGCCGCCTCGGCCGCCGCCGCCCAGCCGGTGTTCGACTCGCTCCCGGGCTCGGCGATGCTGCTCACGCCGCTGCGCGGCCCCTCCGGAGAGGTGGAGGACTACCGCATCGACGCCGCCACGGCGGAGGCGGTCGACGTCGTGGGCCGCACGGGCAGGCAACTGCTCGGCCGACGGATCCTGGAGTGCTTCCCGAGCATGGCCGAGGAGGCGGTGTGGCACGGCTGCCTGCGCACGCTGACCACGGGCGAACCGTTCGAAGGCAAGCCGTTCGCCTACCAGGAGGTCGTGGACGGCGCCGCCGCACTGTCCACGTACGCGGTGCACTCGGCCCGCCTCGGCGGCGCCCTGATCGTCACCTGGGTCCGGCACGACTCCTCCGACCGGCAGGAACAGCGGCTGGCGGACGTGCAGCGACTGGGGAACCTGGGCTGGGCCAACTGGAACCTGGTCACCGACGAGGGCAGCTGGTCCTCCCAGGCCTTCCTCGTCCTGAACCGGGATCCGGCGCTCGGACCGGTCCGGCTCGCGGACCTGCCGGAGCTCGCGCTGCCCGAGGACGCCCCCGTGCTGGCCCGGGCCGTGCGCGACCTCGTGCGCACCGGGCGGCAGTTCGACGTCCCGTTCCGGGTCCGGACCGGGGACGAGGTCCGCCATCTGCGGATGGTCGCCGAGGTGGTGGCGGACGCCGACAACAAGCCCGCCGAGGTGCACGGCTTCGTCCAGGACCTCACCGCGCAGCGCAGCGCCGAGCTGGCCCTGGTCGAGAGTGAGCAGGCCATCGTGACGCAGGACGGCGTGCTGCGCGCCGAGCGGACCCTGGCCGCCCGCCTCCAGCACGCGCTGCTGCCGCTGCCGACCCGGCCGGTTCGCCTCGCCGGGCTGCGGGTCGAAGTGGCCTATCTGCCCGCCCAGTCGGGCATCCACGTCGGCGGCGACTGGTTCAGCGCCATCGAACTGCCCGACGGCGACGCCCTGTTCGTCGTCGGTGATGTCGCCGGGCACGGCATCGACGCCGTGGCCACCATGGCCCAACTGCGCTTCACCGCCAAGGGCATGGTCATCACGGGCTCGTCGCTGACCGGAGCACTCACCCGTCTCAACACCCTGCTGCTGCACTCGCGCGACTCCCACGGCACCGCGACCATGGTCCTGGCCCGCTACGAGCCCGCCGAGCACTGCCTGGTGTGGGCCCAGGCCGGCCATCCGCCACCCCTGCTGGTGCGCGACGGAGAGGTGCGCCGTCTCCAACGCCCGCTCGGCATGCTGCTGGGGGCGTGCTCCGATCCGAACTTCGAGGAGGCGCGCTGCGTCCTGGAGCCGGGTGACCGGGTTCTCCTTTACACGGACGGCCTGGTCGAGCGCCCCTCGGAGGGTATCGACCGCGGCCTGGACCGGCTCGCCGCGGCGGTCGCGGCACACCACACGGACGAGCCCGGCTCCCTGGTCCCGCTGCTGACCTCGGTGCTGGAGGGCGAGCGGCGCGACGACGTCTGCGTCGTGGACATCCGGGTGCCGTCCGGGCCGGAGTAA
- a CDS encoding antibiotic biosynthesis monooxygenase, protein MSTTEVRRGDPVTTVLTWEVRPGREQEFERWTRGITRCARGFPGNEGVSWLRPEDGHRFHAVLRWSDAHRLTAWLESDERAAWHARIDDIAIELGSERQSTTGLETWFSLPGTTVRPPVRWKMVLTTFLGAFPCTLLIQWLVTPRTAAWPLPLRAAMFPVVLLPVLTYLVMPLLSRLLRRWLYPPPDH, encoded by the coding sequence ATGAGCACCACCGAAGTACGGCGCGGGGATCCGGTCACCACGGTCCTCACCTGGGAGGTGCGCCCCGGTCGGGAGCAGGAGTTCGAGCGCTGGACGCGCGGGATCACCCGCTGCGCCAGAGGCTTCCCGGGCAATGAGGGCGTGTCCTGGCTGCGCCCCGAGGACGGTCACCGCTTCCACGCGGTGCTGCGCTGGTCCGACGCACACCGGCTCACCGCCTGGCTGGAGTCGGACGAGCGGGCGGCCTGGCACGCGCGGATCGACGACATCGCCATCGAACTCGGCAGCGAACGGCAGTCGACCACCGGGCTCGAGACCTGGTTCAGCCTGCCCGGCACCACGGTGCGGCCCCCGGTCCGCTGGAAGATGGTGCTGACCACGTTCCTCGGCGCCTTTCCCTGCACGCTGCTGATCCAGTGGCTGGTGACGCCCCGCACGGCCGCCTGGCCGCTGCCGCTGCGGGCCGCGATGTTCCCGGTGGTGCTGCTGCCGGTACTCACGTACCTGGTGATGCCACTTCTGAGCCGGCTGCTGCGAAGGTGGCTGTACCCGCCGCCCGACCACTGA
- a CDS encoding peptidoglycan-binding domain-containing protein yields MPTPSDRGAPPDGRPIEPIRVLRPRRTDALAELLKDLPPRAAVGYESIALPGPPSGAEDATQELPPVRDHDRTRRSRDIPRGRVPGLRLTAIAAAVTAAAVIGFGSALLLAGRGESTAEAAPQPTATASATPTPTPTASGAADPDGPGTLREGDNGPEVTDLQERLLRIPNVYDNGSTDGTYDTTLTAAVARFQLWYGIRGDEDGVYGDDTRRDLESRTGGG; encoded by the coding sequence ATGCCGACACCGTCCGACCGAGGGGCGCCGCCTGACGGGCGGCCCATCGAACCCATCCGGGTGCTGCGCCCGCGCCGCACCGACGCGCTCGCGGAACTGCTCAAGGACCTGCCGCCCCGAGCGGCCGTCGGATACGAGTCCATAGCGCTGCCCGGCCCGCCGTCGGGAGCCGAGGACGCGACCCAGGAACTGCCGCCCGTCAGGGATCACGACCGCACCCGCCGCTCCCGTGACATCCCCCGTGGGCGGGTGCCCGGACTGCGCCTCACGGCGATCGCGGCGGCCGTGACCGCGGCCGCGGTGATCGGCTTCGGCAGCGCCCTCCTGCTGGCCGGTCGCGGGGAGAGCACCGCCGAGGCGGCCCCGCAGCCCACCGCGACCGCCTCCGCGACCCCCACACCCACCCCGACGGCCTCCGGCGCCGCCGACCCCGACGGGCCCGGCACCCTCCGCGAGGGAGACAACGGCCCCGAAGTCACCGACCTGCAGGAACGCCTCCTGCGTATCCCGAACGTCTACGACAACGGCTCCACCGACGGCACCTACGACACGACCCTGACCGCCGCAGTGGCCCGCTTCCAGCTCTGGTACGGCATCCGCGGGGACGAGGACGGGGTGTACGGCGACGACACACGGCGCGACCTGGAGTCTCGCACGGGCGGCGGCTGA